The following are from one region of the Bradyrhizobium septentrionale genome:
- a CDS encoding NADP-dependent oxidoreductase, with protein MNDTVNRQILLVEKPTGKLGPEHFRLTKGAIPEPKDGEALVRTRYISLDAANRAWMHGATYRAAVEANTVMAGGGIAEVVASKDPGLKPGDIVFGDTGWQDFAAVPARHLTKMPKLEPMTHLLSVYGIAGLTAYFGLLHVGKPKEGETVVVSAAAGSVGSIVGQIAKIKGCRVVGIAGGKDKCHWLTSELGFDAAVDYKDGATYKALRAAAPKGIDVYFDNVGGDILEACLAQMNNRGRIACCGAISQYDGVPSAHGPRGVPGLIVVKRLVMQGFIVMDYMDQSQAALADLQSWVASGKLKVQEDVIHGIENTPQALIGLLAGENRGKRMVKV; from the coding sequence ATGAACGACACCGTCAATCGCCAGATCCTGCTTGTTGAAAAGCCCACCGGCAAGCTTGGCCCCGAGCATTTCCGTCTGACCAAGGGTGCGATCCCCGAGCCGAAGGACGGCGAGGCGCTGGTGCGAACGCGCTACATCTCGCTCGACGCCGCCAACCGCGCCTGGATGCACGGCGCCACCTACCGCGCCGCGGTCGAGGCCAACACCGTGATGGCCGGCGGCGGCATCGCCGAGGTGGTGGCGTCGAAGGACCCCGGCCTGAAGCCGGGCGACATCGTGTTCGGCGACACCGGCTGGCAGGATTTTGCCGCGGTGCCCGCGCGGCATCTGACCAAGATGCCGAAGCTCGAGCCGATGACGCATCTGCTCAGCGTGTACGGCATCGCCGGCCTGACCGCCTATTTCGGCCTGCTCCATGTCGGCAAGCCCAAGGAGGGCGAGACCGTGGTGGTGTCGGCCGCCGCGGGCTCGGTCGGCTCGATCGTCGGGCAAATCGCAAAGATCAAGGGCTGCCGTGTCGTCGGCATCGCCGGCGGCAAGGACAAGTGCCACTGGCTGACCTCAGAGCTCGGCTTCGACGCCGCGGTCGACTACAAGGACGGCGCCACTTACAAAGCGCTGCGTGCCGCCGCGCCGAAGGGTATCGACGTCTACTTCGACAATGTCGGTGGCGACATCCTGGAGGCGTGCCTCGCGCAGATGAACAATCGCGGCCGCATCGCCTGCTGCGGCGCGATCTCGCAATATGACGGCGTCCCCTCCGCGCACGGCCCGCGGGGCGTACCCGGCCTGATCGTGGTGAAGCGGCTCGTCATGCAGGGCTTCATCGTGATGGACTACATGGACCAGAGTCAGGCCGCCCTCGCCGACCTGCAGTCCTGGGTCGCCTCGGGCAAGCTCAAGGTGCAGGAGGACGTGATCCACGGGATCGAGAACACCCCGCAGGCGCTGATCGGGCTGTTGGCCGGCGAGAACCGCGGCAAGCGCATGGTGAAGGTGTAA
- a CDS encoding benzoate-CoA ligase family protein, producing the protein MTGIADQVPLDNPGAREIGFAIPKRYNASRILFDNLANGNTDRLALIGPAGTRTYRELCADAARWGHAFRSLGLKRGDRVLLFLDDTPAYPAAFFGAVRAGFVPLLINTLTASELLQFYLSDAGAQVAVTDAEFCTRFNAEACKDTPLRTLIVVNGAAGEHAVPEMRNAGDWLQDFPGELDEADTHRNEMAFWMYSSGSTGRPKGIVHLQHDMAYSELAFARNVLKLKPRDICFSVPKIFFAYGFGNSITFPFSVGAATLLLPGQPKPAAIFAAIAQYRPTVFFGLPTLYISLTKAEGADATDFSSLRMAVSAAEVLSADVFNGWKELTGLEIIEGLGSTEVLHIYLCNRAEKKKLGAAGLRVPGYEIMLRDSDGREVADNEEGILWVRGDSATQLYWNRPDKTAETVREDGWIYTGDRFVRDSDGFHFFRGRADDLIKISGQWVYPLEVELCLADHPDVRECAVYAAELPDRRMTLRAVVVMNKGGFDTDEATRRLQDYVKAKLLPYKYPREVKFIDELPKTGTGKIDRQAVMRM; encoded by the coding sequence ATGACAGGGATCGCCGACCAGGTTCCACTGGACAATCCCGGTGCGCGCGAGATCGGCTTTGCGATACCCAAGCGCTACAATGCGAGCCGGATCCTGTTCGACAATCTCGCCAACGGAAATACTGACCGTCTGGCGTTGATCGGCCCCGCCGGGACGCGGACCTATCGCGAGCTCTGCGCCGATGCGGCGCGCTGGGGCCACGCCTTCCGGTCGCTCGGACTGAAGCGCGGCGACCGCGTGCTGTTGTTCCTCGACGACACGCCGGCCTATCCGGCCGCATTCTTCGGCGCGGTGCGCGCCGGCTTTGTGCCGCTGTTGATCAACACGCTGACGGCATCAGAGCTGCTGCAATTCTACCTGTCCGACGCCGGCGCGCAGGTCGCGGTGACGGATGCCGAATTCTGCACGCGCTTCAACGCGGAGGCCTGCAAGGACACCCCGCTGCGTACGCTGATCGTGGTCAACGGCGCTGCCGGCGAACATGCCGTGCCTGAGATGCGCAACGCCGGCGACTGGCTGCAAGACTTTCCGGGCGAGCTCGACGAGGCCGACACGCACCGCAACGAGATGGCGTTCTGGATGTATTCGTCGGGCTCGACCGGCCGTCCCAAGGGCATCGTGCATCTGCAGCACGACATGGCCTATAGCGAGCTCGCCTTTGCCCGCAACGTGCTGAAGCTAAAGCCCCGCGATATCTGCTTTTCGGTGCCGAAGATCTTCTTCGCCTATGGCTTCGGCAATTCGATCACGTTTCCCTTTTCGGTCGGCGCCGCCACGCTGCTGCTGCCGGGCCAGCCGAAGCCTGCGGCGATCTTCGCGGCGATCGCGCAATACCGGCCGACCGTGTTCTTCGGCCTGCCGACGCTCTACATCTCGCTGACCAAGGCCGAAGGTGCGGACGCGACCGATTTCTCCTCGCTGCGGATGGCGGTCTCGGCCGCGGAGGTGCTGTCGGCCGATGTCTTCAACGGCTGGAAAGAACTGACCGGGCTCGAGATCATCGAGGGCCTCGGCTCGACCGAGGTGCTGCACATCTATCTCTGCAACCGCGCGGAAAAGAAAAAGCTCGGCGCCGCGGGCCTGCGCGTGCCCGGCTACGAGATCATGCTGCGCGACAGCGACGGCCGCGAGGTCGCCGACAATGAGGAAGGCATCTTGTGGGTGCGCGGCGATTCCGCGACCCAGCTGTACTGGAACCGGCCCGACAAGACCGCCGAGACCGTGCGCGAGGACGGCTGGATCTACACCGGCGACCGCTTCGTCCGCGACAGCGACGGCTTCCACTTCTTCCGCGGCCGCGCCGACGATCTGATCAAGATCTCCGGCCAGTGGGTCTATCCGCTCGAGGTCGAGCTCTGCCTCGCCGATCACCCCGACGTCCGCGAATGCGCCGTCTACGCCGCCGAACTGCCGGACCGCCGCATGACGCTGCGCGCGGTGGTGGTGATGAACAAGGGCGGCTTCGATACCGATGAGGCAACGCGGCGGCTGCAGGACTACGTCAAGGCGAAGCTGCTGCCGTACAAATATCCGCGCGAGGTGAAGTTCATCGACGAGCTGCCGAAGACCGGCACCGGCAAGATCGACCGGCAGGCGGTGATGCGGATGTGA
- a CDS encoding efflux RND transporter permease subunit → MISKFFIERPVLSNVIAILMILLGGVALYNLAVAQYPDVVPPTVQVTTRYPGASAKTVVDTVALPIEQQVNGVEDMLYMQSYSGADGTYTLTVTFKIGTDLNFAQVLVQNRVSSALAQLPSAVQNQGVTVQKKSTSILLFVTLTSPNRTYDSLFLSNYATINIRDELSRLSGVGNVTVFGAGQYSMRVWLDPNKLQVRGLVPQDVIQAIQQQSQQVTAGQVGAPPTPAGQAFQYTLNVNGRLDDKSQFEDIIVKTGTVGDVTRVRDVGWVELGAQTYSQIFSLNQKPATGIGVFQSPGANALQVEKAVEKKMAELAKQFPQDIQYDTPFDTTKFVNASIEEVYKTLIEAGLLVLVVILIFLQDWRAMLVPATTVPVTIIGAFAGMAALGFTINLSTLFAIVLAIGIVVDDAIVVVEGAAHNIERGMSGHDAAIKAMDELFAPIVGITLVLISVFLPAAFLPGLTGRMYAQFALVIAATALLSAVNAATLKPTQCALWLRPPAPPEQRNFFYRGFNAVYDRLERGYTRVVGGIAGHAKTSVAVALVIIGLAGYGLSRVPTGFIPIEDQGYLLAAVQLPDGAALDRTQQVLDRVTEIARKTPGVDQVVSIAGISALDNSSSLANAGVAYLILKDWSARGPGEDLRSLVYGLNDKLAVIPEARILVIPPPPIQGIGNAAGFAMQVELRDGNADYGKLQAVTGAIVANAQTQSALQRVQSSFRSMVPQFDVEVDRVKTQILHVTPDQIFAALSTYLGASYVNQFTKFGRTFQVYTQAEAQYRLSLRDIENMMVRNSNGDMIPLGTVAKITPSVGPSLISLYNLYPSATIIGLPAQGYSSGQSMTLMEEIAAKTLPPGSGFEWTAMSYQEKEVGGQIYYVFALALLLVYLVLAGQYESWYAPISVILAVPLSLLGPTLVLLSLRIENNLYTQIGIILLIALSAKNAILIVEVALEHHLRDGRSVLDSAIDAARARFRPILMTSFAFILGVLPLVLATGAGANARKSIGITVFSGMIASTCLAVLFVPAFFVVVQTFENWRKAKKGKVAPPQAAPQAPGTVH, encoded by the coding sequence ATGATCTCGAAATTCTTCATCGAGCGCCCGGTCCTTTCCAACGTCATCGCGATCCTGATGATCCTGCTTGGCGGCGTAGCGCTGTACAATCTCGCGGTCGCACAATATCCCGACGTGGTGCCGCCGACGGTGCAGGTGACGACGCGCTATCCCGGCGCATCGGCCAAGACGGTGGTCGACACCGTGGCGCTGCCGATCGAGCAGCAGGTCAACGGCGTCGAGGACATGCTGTACATGCAGTCCTACAGCGGCGCCGACGGCACCTATACGCTGACGGTGACCTTCAAGATCGGCACCGATCTCAATTTCGCGCAGGTGCTGGTACAGAACCGGGTCTCCTCGGCGCTGGCGCAGCTGCCGTCCGCGGTGCAGAACCAGGGCGTCACGGTGCAGAAGAAGTCGACCTCGATCCTGCTGTTCGTGACGCTGACCTCGCCGAACAGGACCTACGACAGCCTGTTTCTGTCGAACTACGCCACCATCAACATCCGGGACGAGCTGTCGCGGCTATCAGGCGTCGGCAACGTCACGGTGTTCGGCGCCGGGCAGTATTCGATGCGGGTCTGGCTCGATCCGAACAAGCTGCAGGTCCGCGGGCTGGTGCCGCAGGATGTCATCCAGGCGATTCAGCAGCAGAGCCAGCAGGTCACCGCCGGCCAGGTCGGCGCGCCACCGACGCCGGCGGGGCAGGCGTTCCAGTACACGCTGAATGTCAACGGCCGCCTCGACGACAAGAGCCAGTTCGAGGACATCATCGTCAAGACCGGCACTGTCGGCGACGTCACCCGCGTCCGCGACGTCGGCTGGGTCGAGCTTGGCGCGCAGACCTACAGCCAGATCTTCTCGCTGAACCAGAAGCCGGCGACCGGCATCGGCGTGTTCCAGTCGCCGGGCGCCAATGCGCTGCAGGTCGAGAAGGCGGTCGAGAAGAAGATGGCGGAGCTGGCCAAGCAGTTCCCGCAGGACATCCAATACGACACGCCGTTCGATACCACCAAATTCGTCAATGCCTCGATCGAGGAGGTCTACAAGACCCTGATCGAGGCCGGCTTGCTGGTGCTGGTCGTGATCCTGATCTTCCTGCAGGACTGGCGAGCGATGCTGGTGCCGGCGACCACGGTGCCGGTCACCATCATCGGCGCGTTCGCAGGCATGGCCGCGCTCGGCTTCACCATCAACCTCTCGACGCTGTTTGCGATCGTGCTGGCGATCGGCATCGTGGTCGACGACGCCATCGTCGTGGTCGAGGGCGCCGCGCACAATATCGAGCGCGGCATGTCGGGCCACGACGCGGCGATCAAGGCGATGGACGAATTGTTCGCGCCGATCGTCGGCATCACGCTGGTGTTGATCTCGGTGTTTTTGCCGGCGGCGTTCCTGCCGGGGCTGACCGGGCGGATGTATGCGCAGTTCGCGCTGGTGATCGCCGCCACCGCGCTGCTCAGCGCGGTCAATGCCGCGACGTTGAAGCCGACGCAGTGCGCGCTGTGGCTGCGTCCCCCCGCGCCGCCCGAGCAGCGCAACTTCTTCTATCGCGGCTTCAACGCCGTCTATGACCGGCTGGAGCGTGGCTATACACGCGTCGTCGGCGGCATTGCCGGGCATGCCAAGACCTCGGTCGCGGTCGCGCTTGTTATCATCGGGCTCGCCGGCTACGGCCTGTCGCGGGTGCCGACCGGCTTCATCCCGATCGAGGACCAGGGCTATCTGCTCGCCGCGGTGCAATTGCCCGACGGCGCAGCGCTCGACCGTACCCAGCAGGTGCTCGACAGGGTCACGGAGATTGCCCGCAAGACGCCCGGTGTCGACCAGGTGGTCTCGATCGCCGGCATCTCCGCACTCGACAACTCCTCAAGCCTCGCCAATGCCGGCGTCGCCTATCTGATCCTGAAGGACTGGAGCGCGCGCGGGCCGGGCGAGGATCTGCGTTCGCTGGTCTACGGGCTCAACGACAAGCTCGCGGTGATCCCGGAGGCGCGCATCCTGGTGATCCCGCCGCCGCCGATCCAGGGCATCGGCAACGCCGCCGGCTTCGCCATGCAGGTCGAGCTGCGTGACGGCAATGCCGATTACGGCAAGCTGCAGGCGGTCACCGGGGCGATCGTCGCCAATGCCCAGACCCAGAGCGCGCTGCAACGCGTCCAGTCGTCGTTCCGCTCAATGGTGCCGCAGTTCGACGTCGAGGTCGATCGGGTCAAGACGCAGATCCTGCACGTCACCCCCGACCAGATCTTCGCAGCGCTGTCGACCTATCTTGGCGCCAGCTACGTCAATCAGTTCACCAAGTTCGGCCGCACGTTCCAGGTCTATACCCAGGCCGAGGCACAATACCGCCTGTCGCTGCGCGACATCGAGAACATGATGGTGCGCAACAGCAATGGCGACATGATCCCGCTCGGCACGGTGGCGAAGATCACGCCGTCGGTCGGGCCGTCGCTGATCAGCCTCTACAACCTCTATCCGTCCGCCACCATCATCGGTCTGCCGGCGCAGGGCTATTCGTCCGGCCAGTCGATGACGCTGATGGAGGAGATCGCGGCAAAGACGCTGCCGCCAGGTTCGGGCTTCGAATGGACGGCGATGTCGTACCAGGAGAAGGAGGTCGGCGGCCAGATCTACTATGTGTTCGCGCTGGCGCTGCTGCTGGTCTACCTCGTGCTCGCCGGACAATATGAGAGCTGGTACGCACCGATCTCGGTGATCCTGGCCGTGCCGCTGTCGTTGCTCGGCCCGACACTGGTGCTGCTCAGCCTGCGGATCGAGAACAATCTCTACACCCAGATCGGCATCATCCTGTTGATCGCGCTGTCGGCCAAGAACGCGATCCTGATCGTCGAGGTCGCGCTCGAGCACCATCTGCGCGACGGGCGGTCGGTGTTGGATTCGGCGATCGATGCGGCGCGCGCCCGCTTCCGGCCGATCCTGATGACGTCGTTCGCCTTCATCCTAGGCGTGCTGCCGCTGGTGCTCGCGACCGGCGCCGGCGCCAACGCCCGCAAGTCGATCGGCATCACCGTGTTCTCCGGCATGATCGCCTCGACCTGCCTCGCCGTGCTGTTCGTGCCGGCATTCTTCGTCGTGGTGCAGACGTTCGAGAACTGGCGCAAGGCGAAGAAGGGCAAGGTCGCCCCGCCGCAAGCCGCACCGCAGGCGCCGGGCACGGTGCATTAG
- a CDS encoding cysteine rich repeat-containing protein, translating to MLRIVLTAALLCGTTAVYAQELTTAQRDACMGDYEKFCKSVTPGGGRIIACLAKQSDKLTPACKKVLAEAEKK from the coding sequence ATGCTGCGTATTGTCCTGACCGCCGCGCTGCTCTGCGGCACGACCGCCGTCTACGCCCAGGAGCTGACCACAGCGCAACGCGACGCCTGCATGGGCGACTACGAGAAGTTCTGCAAGAGCGTGACGCCCGGCGGCGGGCGCATCATCGCCTGCCTCGCCAAGCAGAGCGACAAGCTGACGCCAGCCTGCAAGAAGGTGCTGGCGGAGGCCGAAAAGAAATAG
- a CDS encoding efflux RND transporter periplasmic adaptor subunit yields MQSNFVRLRNAPLTRSAFVISAFVSLSACEQNSFVAPPPPKVEVAPPVQRAITRYLDATGNTAPIKTVDLVARVQGFLQSINYQDGAQVKDGTTLFTIEPETYKLKLEQAQAAEVGAQATLKQAESDFKRQQDLVQRQAVSQATLETSTATRDNAQAGLQQAQVNTKIAAVNYGYTNVAAPFDGIVSNHLVSVGELVGVASPTQLATIVQLDPIYVNFNVSEQDVQRVRDEARRLGMTVNDIRQLPVEVGLQTETGYPHKGKLDYVSPTVNQSTGTLPVRGLIPNPDRVLLPGFYVRVRVPFNKQENALLVPDVAIGSDQAGRYVLVVNADNVVEQRKVTTGPLDAGLRVIESGLKADDRVVTAGLLRAIPGQKVDPQVQKGDVAPAPAK; encoded by the coding sequence ATGCAGAGCAATTTTGTGCGGCTGCGAAACGCGCCACTGACGCGCTCAGCTTTCGTCATATCCGCCTTTGTCAGTTTAAGTGCCTGCGAGCAAAACAGTTTTGTTGCGCCTCCGCCACCCAAGGTCGAGGTTGCGCCGCCGGTGCAGCGCGCCATCACGCGCTATCTGGACGCCACCGGAAACACAGCGCCGATCAAGACCGTCGATCTGGTCGCGCGCGTGCAAGGTTTCCTGCAGTCGATCAACTATCAGGACGGCGCTCAGGTGAAGGACGGCACCACCCTGTTCACGATCGAGCCGGAGACCTACAAGCTGAAGCTCGAGCAGGCGCAGGCGGCCGAGGTCGGTGCGCAGGCGACGCTGAAGCAGGCTGAGTCCGACTTCAAGCGGCAGCAGGATCTGGTGCAGCGCCAGGCGGTCTCACAGGCGACGCTGGAAACCTCGACCGCGACGCGGGACAACGCGCAGGCCGGTCTGCAGCAGGCCCAGGTCAACACCAAGATCGCCGCGGTCAATTACGGCTACACCAATGTGGCGGCGCCGTTCGACGGCATCGTCAGCAACCATCTGGTCTCGGTCGGCGAACTGGTCGGCGTGGCGTCGCCCACCCAGCTTGCCACCATCGTGCAGCTCGACCCGATCTATGTGAATTTCAACGTCAGTGAACAGGACGTGCAGCGCGTCCGCGACGAAGCACGCCGCCTCGGCATGACGGTTAACGACATCAGACAGCTGCCGGTCGAGGTCGGCCTGCAGACCGAGACCGGCTATCCGCACAAGGGCAAGCTCGACTACGTCTCGCCGACCGTCAATCAGTCGACCGGAACGCTTCCCGTCCGTGGCTTGATACCCAATCCGGATCGCGTGTTGCTGCCGGGCTTCTACGTCCGGGTTCGCGTGCCCTTCAACAAGCAGGAGAACGCGCTGCTGGTGCCTGACGTCGCGATCGGCAGCGATCAGGCCGGCCGCTACGTGCTGGTGGTCAACGCCGACAATGTGGTCGAGCAGCGCAAGGTCACCACCGGCCCGCTCGACGCGGGCCTGCGCGTCATCGAGAGCGGGCTGAAGGCGGACGATCGCGTCGTGACCGCCGGGCTGCTGCGTGCGATCCCCGGGCAGAAGGTCGATCCGCAGGTGCAGAAGGGTGACGTGGCGCCGGCACCGGCCAAATAG
- a CDS encoding FAD-dependent monooxygenase, translating into MRIAVIGGGPGGLYFAYLWKKRHPDAEIDLFEQNAAGATWGFGVVFSEQALDFLRADDPETVDAIAPRMESWKNITLNLRGESVEIDGVGFSSIGRLELLTILQQRVRSVGITPRFDTTVQSVDELRGYDLIVAADGLNSMVRRGFEAAFGASVTHSTNKFAWYGTTKPFATLSQTFVATERGSFNAHHYRYAKDMSTFLVECDAATWAAYGFADKSIEDSQAICEDVFAATLDGHRLISNKSVWRNFPWIWNERWSHGNMVLIGDALHSAHFSIGSGTRLAIEDAIALTKALETETGIAAALGRYESERKPIVKKLVTAARTSADWYEHFPAHMKRDLMDFAYSYITRSGRIDDARLRAMSPAFMARYEAAKEHS; encoded by the coding sequence TTGCGGATCGCCGTGATCGGCGGAGGGCCCGGCGGGCTCTATTTCGCCTATCTCTGGAAGAAGCGTCACCCTGACGCCGAGATCGATCTGTTCGAGCAGAACGCCGCCGGCGCCACCTGGGGCTTCGGCGTGGTGTTCTCCGAGCAGGCGCTGGACTTCCTGCGCGCCGACGACCCGGAGACGGTCGACGCCATCGCGCCGCGGATGGAGAGCTGGAAGAACATCACCCTCAATCTGCGCGGCGAGAGCGTCGAGATCGACGGTGTCGGGTTTTCATCGATCGGCCGGCTGGAACTGCTGACCATCCTGCAGCAGCGCGTGCGCAGCGTCGGCATCACGCCGCGCTTCGACACCACGGTGCAGTCGGTCGACGAGCTCAGGGGTTACGACCTGATCGTCGCCGCCGACGGGCTGAACTCGATGGTCCGCCGCGGCTTCGAGGCCGCGTTCGGCGCGTCAGTCACGCATTCGACCAACAAATTCGCCTGGTACGGCACCACAAAGCCCTTCGCGACGCTGTCGCAGACCTTCGTGGCGACCGAGCGCGGCAGCTTCAATGCGCATCATTACCGCTACGCAAAGGACATGAGCACCTTCCTGGTCGAGTGCGACGCCGCGACCTGGGCGGCCTACGGCTTTGCCGACAAGAGCATCGAAGACTCGCAGGCGATCTGCGAAGACGTGTTCGCCGCGACGCTGGACGGCCACCGGCTGATCTCGAACAAATCGGTGTGGCGCAATTTTCCGTGGATCTGGAACGAACGCTGGTCGCACGGCAACATGGTCCTGATCGGCGACGCGCTGCATTCCGCGCATTTCTCGATCGGCTCGGGCACGCGGCTTGCGATCGAGGACGCCATCGCGCTGACCAAGGCGCTGGAGACCGAGACCGGCATCGCCGCCGCGCTTGGGCGCTACGAGAGCGAGCGCAAGCCGATCGTGAAGAAGCTGGTCACCGCGGCGCGGACCAGCGCCGACTGGTACGAGCATTTCCCCGCACACATGAAGCGCGATCTGATGGATTTCGCCTACAGCTACATCACCCGCTCCGGCCGGATCGACGACGCGCGGCTGCGCGCGATGTCGCCCGCCTTCATGGCCCGCTATGAAGCCGCAAAGGAACACTCATGA
- a CDS encoding cysteine rich repeat-containing protein yields MINALTRATKLSAWLALAAMMSTAPAMSQAPSQAQRDAIKSQCRNDYIAHCSSVPPGGEASLQCLQKNMASLAPGCASAVKAVEAPAAAPKADTAPAAAKTDAAKTDAAPATAAKPAAEAAAPKAAGTPSNAQISAIRSACRSDYPKVCAGVPTGGAPALQCLEKNKAKLSPACEKAVAGGGAAPAAGAAATTAAPAAAPAAAPAVIVLRPMRPREELFVLRSACGADVRSICGGVQPGGGRILQCLATNAGSLSPECRDVLAPFAAR; encoded by the coding sequence ATGATCAATGCGTTGACACGAGCAACGAAGCTATCCGCATGGCTTGCGCTGGCGGCAATGATGAGCACCGCACCGGCGATGTCGCAGGCACCGAGCCAGGCGCAGCGCGACGCCATCAAGTCACAATGCCGCAACGACTATATTGCACACTGCTCCAGCGTTCCGCCGGGCGGCGAAGCGTCACTGCAATGCTTGCAGAAGAACATGGCAAGCCTCGCACCGGGTTGCGCCAGCGCCGTGAAGGCCGTGGAAGCGCCGGCCGCGGCGCCAAAGGCGGATACCGCGCCCGCGGCGGCCAAGACCGATGCAGCCAAGACCGACGCAGCCCCGGCGACGGCGGCCAAGCCCGCCGCTGAGGCCGCCGCACCGAAGGCGGCCGGGACGCCGTCCAACGCGCAGATTTCCGCGATCCGCAGCGCGTGCCGCTCCGACTATCCCAAGGTCTGCGCGGGTGTGCCGACCGGCGGCGCGCCGGCGCTGCAATGCCTCGAGAAGAACAAGGCAAAACTCTCGCCGGCCTGTGAGAAGGCGGTGGCCGGCGGTGGCGCCGCGCCGGCCGCCGGCGCTGCTGCGACGACGGCTGCGCCGGCCGCGGCACCGGCGGCAGCGCCGGCCGTGATCGTGCTGCGGCCGATGCGCCCGCGCGAAGAACTGTTCGTGCTGCGCTCGGCCTGCGGCGCCGATGTCCGCTCGATCTGCGGCGGCGTCCAACCCGGCGGCGGCCGGATCCTGCAATGCCTGGCGACCAATGCCGGCTCGCTCTCGCCGGAATGCCGCGACGTGCTGGCGCCATTCGCGGCGCGGTAA
- a CDS encoding 3-hydroxybenzoate 6-monooxygenase, with product MADSKPVLIAGGGIGGLAVALGLAQKGIRSILLEKAAALGEIGAGIQLGPNAFHAFDYLGVGEAARNMAVYIDQLRLMDALTADEITHIDLGDSFRARFGNPYAVVHRGDLHGVFLRACQNHELIELRVSSEVVGYEQDGSSVTAKLVSDERIDGRLLIGADGLWSNIRKQVTADGPPRVSGHTTYRSVIPTEQMPEDLRWNAATLWAGPKCHIVHYPLSGWKVFNLVVTYHNDAPEPVAGKPVSEDEVMRGFTHVHERAQNIIRHGTNWKLWVLCDRDPDERWIDGRVVLLGDAAHPMLQYFAQGACQAMEDAVCLSHMLAHHDDQAAALDAYRIRRFPRTARVQLMSRAIGEHVYHPAGEHARIRNAIMSAKSQEEWCDDIAWLYGGTGLGSS from the coding sequence ATGGCAGACAGCAAGCCGGTCCTGATCGCAGGCGGCGGCATCGGCGGCCTCGCCGTGGCGCTGGGCCTCGCGCAGAAGGGGATCCGCTCGATCCTGCTGGAAAAGGCAGCTGCGCTTGGCGAGATCGGCGCCGGCATCCAGCTCGGGCCGAACGCGTTCCACGCCTTCGACTATCTCGGCGTCGGCGAGGCCGCGCGCAACATGGCCGTCTATATCGACCAGCTGCGGCTGATGGATGCGCTGACCGCCGATGAGATCACCCATATCGATCTCGGCGACAGTTTTCGGGCGCGGTTCGGCAATCCCTATGCGGTGGTGCATCGCGGTGATCTGCATGGCGTGTTCCTGCGCGCCTGCCAGAACCACGAGCTGATCGAGCTCCGGGTCTCCAGCGAGGTTGTCGGCTATGAACAGGATGGTTCATCGGTCACTGCAAAGCTCGTCAGCGACGAGCGCATCGACGGCCGTCTCCTCATCGGTGCCGACGGGTTGTGGTCGAACATCCGCAAGCAGGTCACGGCAGACGGCCCGCCGCGCGTCTCCGGCCACACCACCTATCGCTCCGTGATCCCGACCGAGCAGATGCCGGAGGATCTGCGCTGGAACGCCGCCACGCTGTGGGCCGGCCCGAAATGCCACATCGTGCATTATCCCCTCTCGGGCTGGAAAGTGTTCAACCTCGTCGTCACCTATCACAACGATGCACCGGAGCCGGTCGCCGGCAAGCCGGTCTCCGAGGACGAGGTGATGAGGGGCTTTACCCACGTCCATGAGCGCGCGCAGAACATCATCCGCCACGGCACCAACTGGAAGCTCTGGGTGCTGTGCGACCGCGATCCCGATGAGCGCTGGATCGACGGCCGCGTCGTGCTGCTCGGCGACGCCGCGCATCCAATGCTGCAATATTTCGCGCAGGGCGCCTGCCAGGCGATGGAGGACGCGGTCTGCCTGTCGCACATGCTGGCCCATCACGATGATCAGGCCGCGGCACTCGATGCCTATCGTATCAGGCGCTTCCCGCGCACCGCGCGCGTGCAGCTGATGTCACGCGCGATCGGCGAACACGTCTACCATCCCGCCGGCGAGCACGCCCGCATCCGCAACGCGATCATGAGCGCGAAGTCGCAAGAGGAGTGGTGTGACGATATCGCGTGGCTGTATGGCGGGACGGGGCTGGGCAGCAGCTAG